One Antarctobacter heliothermus DNA segment encodes these proteins:
- a CDS encoding ABC transporter ATP-binding protein: protein MTRVPLLDIQNLKVDFATRDGTVHAIENVSFQLARGETLGLVGESGSGKSVSAYAVMRLLGASARVSADRMVSGGMDLLTASDAEVAGMRGKHMTMIFQNARSALNPIRSIGEQIADVLRTHRAMPRREARKAAVEALAEVRIPDPERRYHAYPFELSGGMCQRVMIALAFASEPELLIADEPTTGLDVTTQAVIMDLIRLKSSQRRMSTILITHDLTLAAEYCDRFAVMHAGHIVEQGSTADIFDNAAHPYTGLLMKATPHGASSLSDLAAIPGSLPDLRLDLPPCRFVSRCPQSTPACAAALPRVALDANHEVACHMPWKESA from the coding sequence ATGACCCGGGTTCCTCTTCTCGACATCCAGAACCTCAAAGTCGATTTCGCCACCCGCGACGGCACGGTTCACGCGATCGAAAACGTCTCTTTCCAACTTGCTCGTGGCGAGACGCTGGGTCTCGTCGGCGAAAGCGGCTCTGGCAAGTCCGTCTCGGCCTATGCGGTGATGCGTTTGCTTGGGGCCTCTGCCCGGGTCAGCGCCGACCGCATGGTCTCTGGCGGGATGGACCTGCTGACTGCCAGCGACGCCGAGGTGGCCGGGATGCGCGGCAAACACATGACCATGATCTTTCAGAACGCCCGGTCGGCGCTAAACCCGATCCGGTCGATTGGAGAACAGATCGCCGACGTGCTACGGACCCATCGTGCAATGCCGCGACGAGAGGCCCGCAAGGCGGCCGTCGAAGCGCTGGCCGAGGTGCGCATCCCCGATCCCGAACGCCGCTACCACGCCTATCCGTTCGAACTGTCCGGTGGCATGTGCCAGCGTGTGATGATCGCTCTGGCCTTTGCCAGCGAGCCCGAATTGTTGATCGCGGACGAACCGACCACCGGGCTGGACGTGACGACGCAGGCGGTGATCATGGACCTGATCCGGCTGAAATCCTCTCAGCGGCGGATGTCGACGATCCTGATCACACATGATTTGACCCTTGCGGCAGAATATTGTGATCGCTTCGCCGTGATGCATGCCGGTCATATTGTCGAACAGGGCAGCACTGCCGACATCTTCGACAACGCCGCGCACCCCTACACAGGGCTGTTGATGAAAGCGACGCCGCACGGCGCAAGCAGCCTGTCGGACTTGGCTGCAATCCCCGGCTCCCTCCCGGACCTGCGTCTTGACCTGCCGCCCTGCCGCTTTGTGTCGCGCTGCCCACAAAGCACCCCGGCCTGCGCTGCGGCTCTGCCACGCGTCGCGCTGGATGCCAACCACGAGGTCGCTTGCCACATGCCATGGA
- a CDS encoding ABC transporter permease, whose amino-acid sequence MTDQTNVSAIPAPIPKAPSQLANFCSGFMHAMRSNPLTAFAMVLFLMFVIAALFGEIIAPYDPLATSSDTLQPPSWAHPFGTDHLGRDVLSRTIVATRVDFGIAIAAVSISFLLGLGMGSAAGYYGGWTDRITGRLVDTIMAFPLFVLAMGVVAALGNTVWNIVYATAIINLPFYIRFARAEVNSRRDAGFVEAARLNGNSSARILAVHLVPNILPPMMVQVSLNLGWAILNAAGLSFIGLGVRPPTPEWGIMVSEGANFIFSGEWWIFLFPGAALVLAVFCFNLLGDGLRDIIDPKGRT is encoded by the coding sequence ATGACTGACCAGACCAACGTTTCCGCTATTCCTGCCCCTATCCCAAAGGCGCCATCGCAATTGGCCAATTTCTGCTCGGGCTTCATGCACGCGATGCGGTCCAACCCGTTGACGGCCTTCGCAATGGTACTGTTCCTGATGTTCGTGATCGCGGCGCTGTTCGGAGAGATCATCGCGCCCTATGATCCGCTGGCGACCTCTTCGGACACACTACAGCCGCCCAGCTGGGCGCATCCCTTTGGCACCGACCATTTGGGCCGCGACGTGCTAAGCCGCACGATCGTGGCCACCAGAGTGGACTTTGGGATCGCCATTGCGGCGGTGTCGATCTCTTTCTTGCTGGGGCTTGGGATGGGTTCTGCCGCAGGCTACTACGGTGGCTGGACGGATCGCATCACCGGACGGCTGGTCGACACGATCATGGCCTTCCCGTTGTTCGTGCTGGCCATGGGCGTCGTTGCGGCCCTTGGCAACACCGTTTGGAATATCGTTTACGCCACGGCGATCATCAACCTGCCCTTTTACATCCGCTTTGCGCGGGCCGAAGTGAACAGCCGTCGCGATGCGGGATTTGTCGAGGCGGCGCGCCTGAACGGGAACAGTTCGGCGCGCATCCTTGCGGTGCATCTGGTGCCCAACATCCTACCGCCGATGATGGTTCAGGTTTCGTTGAACCTTGGCTGGGCGATCCTGAACGCGGCGGGGCTGTCGTTCATCGGTCTTGGCGTGCGCCCGCCCACACCCGAATGGGGCATCATGGTGTCCGAGGGCGCAAATTTCATTTTCTCCGGCGAATGGTGGATCTTTCTCTTTCCCGGGGCTGCGCTGGTGTTGGCCGTCTTCTGCTTCAACCTTCTGGGTGACGGGCTGCGCGACATCATTGATCCGAAAGGCCGCACATGA
- a CDS encoding ABC transporter permease, protein MIKMIGKRFLSAFPSLIGVIIVTFVISHALPGDPAAYFAGPSATADSIAETRERLGLDRPLPVQFLAYAGDLVQGDMGRSFNSGQPVLTDLTRRLPASLELTLYALVFAIVVAVPLGLWAAVNPGSWIDHLCRGTVTAAAAFPSFFTALVLIFVFYYKLGWSPSPIGRLAIYFPIPPTVTGFFTIDALIAGDVATARAALGQLILPAVSLGLFALAPLARMTRASMIGVLGSDFITTARAEGLPRRTILWTYGFRNALLPVVNILGMIFSFLLGANVLIEQVFGWPGIGSYAVEAVLTSDYAAIQGFVVMMAVLYILLNLSVDILNMIVDPRVRYDD, encoded by the coding sequence ATGATCAAGATGATTGGCAAGCGCTTTCTCAGCGCGTTCCCCAGCCTGATCGGGGTGATCATCGTCACTTTTGTGATCAGCCACGCGCTGCCGGGTGATCCGGCGGCGTATTTCGCTGGCCCCTCTGCCACGGCGGATTCGATCGCCGAAACCAGAGAGAGGCTGGGTCTGGACAGGCCGTTGCCGGTGCAGTTCCTGGCCTATGCCGGCGATCTCGTGCAGGGCGATATGGGTCGCTCATTCAATTCCGGGCAACCGGTGCTGACCGACCTGACGCGGCGCCTGCCCGCCTCGTTGGAACTAACGCTGTACGCACTGGTTTTTGCCATCGTGGTGGCGGTGCCGTTAGGCCTGTGGGCGGCGGTCAATCCGGGATCTTGGATCGACCACCTATGCCGGGGAACAGTGACCGCAGCAGCGGCTTTTCCATCGTTCTTTACCGCACTCGTGCTGATCTTTGTGTTCTACTACAAGCTGGGCTGGTCGCCCTCGCCCATCGGGCGGCTGGCGATCTACTTTCCCATCCCGCCGACTGTCACCGGGTTCTTCACCATTGACGCGCTGATCGCCGGGGATGTCGCCACAGCGCGGGCCGCCCTTGGGCAGTTGATCCTGCCAGCGGTCTCGTTGGGACTGTTTGCGCTGGCACCGCTGGCGCGGATGACGCGGGCCTCGATGATCGGGGTGCTGGGCAGCGACTTTATCACCACCGCCCGGGCCGAGGGCCTGCCGCGTCGCACGATCCTGTGGACCTACGGATTTCGCAACGCCCTGCTGCCGGTCGTCAACATCCTTGGCATGATCTTTTCCTTCCTGCTGGGGGCCAACGTGCTGATCGAGCAGGTTTTTGGCTGGCCCGGCATTGGGTCTTACGCCGTCGAAGCGGTCCTGACGTCGGACTACGCGGCCATCCAAGGCTTCGTTGTGATGATGGCCGTCCTCTACATCCTGCTGAACCTCAGCGTGGATATCCTGAACATGATCGTCGATCCGAGGGTGCGCTACGATGACTGA
- a CDS encoding cysteine hydrolase family protein, giving the protein MTAYPQVKSDPYAWPFDGRFSPSDTALIVIDMQRDFCDADGWVGQHGADVSPMRAVIDPIKTVLERLRSLGFPIIHTREGHRPDLADLNDNKRWRSAREGAEIGSAGPCGRMLTRGEPCWEIVPELAPAPGEPIIDKPGKGAFYATDLEQILRARGIRNLIFTGVTTDCCVHTTMRDANDRGFECMLLDDCCAASLTHNHAAILTFTKMGDGLFGTVGTSAQLFEALS; this is encoded by the coding sequence ATGACTGCCTATCCACAAGTCAAATCTGACCCCTACGCATGGCCCTTCGACGGGCGTTTCTCTCCCTCTGACACGGCGCTTATCGTCATTGATATGCAGCGCGACTTTTGCGACGCCGACGGCTGGGTCGGCCAGCACGGGGCGGATGTTTCACCGATGCGCGCCGTGATCGATCCGATCAAAACAGTGCTGGAGCGGCTGCGAAGCCTGGGTTTCCCGATCATCCACACCCGTGAAGGCCATCGCCCTGATCTGGCCGACCTGAACGACAACAAGCGCTGGCGGTCGGCCCGCGAAGGGGCTGAAATTGGCTCTGCGGGCCCCTGCGGTCGGATGTTGACGCGCGGAGAGCCGTGTTGGGAGATCGTGCCAGAATTGGCGCCCGCGCCCGGAGAACCCATCATCGACAAACCCGGAAAGGGCGCTTTCTACGCCACCGATCTGGAACAGATCCTGCGCGCGCGCGGCATTCGCAACCTGATCTTTACCGGCGTCACCACCGATTGCTGCGTACATACCACCATGCGCGACGCCAATGATCGCGGGTTCGAGTGCATGTTGCTTGACGACTGCTGCGCGGCCTCTTTGACGCACAACCACGCCGCGATCCTGACATTCACGAAAATGGGCGATGGGCTGTTTGGCACCGTTGGCACCTCGGCCCAATTGTTCGAGGCACTGTCATGA
- a CDS encoding cysteine hydrolase family protein, with protein MTSHVSGLYPWPYDGDLRPDNTALIIIDMQIDFCGEGGWVHSRGVDLQNTRRAIKPLQTLLGALRPAGYTIIHTREGHRPDLSDLPANKLWRSERLNGQGIGAHGPMGRYLIRGEPNWDIIPELAPAPGEVVIDKPGKGAFMGTDLETVLRTRGIRNLMVAGVTTDCCVQSTLRDANDRGFECLLLEDCCGAADHSNHEAQIEMFGLSNGLYGSIATSDDVIATLAGAAA; from the coding sequence ATGACATCGCATGTTTCCGGCCTTTACCCATGGCCATACGATGGCGACCTGCGACCCGACAACACCGCCCTGATCATCATCGACATGCAGATTGATTTCTGCGGCGAAGGCGGTTGGGTGCATTCACGCGGAGTCGACCTGCAAAACACGCGGCGCGCCATCAAGCCGCTGCAAACCTTGCTCGGGGCGCTACGCCCGGCAGGATACACCATCATCCACACCCGCGAAGGCCACCGCCCCGATCTCAGCGATCTGCCCGCGAACAAGCTGTGGCGCTCAGAACGGCTGAACGGACAGGGCATCGGCGCGCATGGACCAATGGGCCGCTACCTGATCCGGGGTGAGCCGAACTGGGACATCATTCCGGAACTGGCTCCTGCCCCCGGCGAGGTCGTGATCGACAAACCCGGCAAGGGTGCTTTCATGGGAACCGACCTTGAAACCGTGCTGCGCACACGGGGAATCCGCAACCTGATGGTCGCAGGCGTCACCACTGACTGCTGTGTGCAATCGACGTTGCGCGACGCCAACGACCGCGGGTTTGAATGCCTGCTGCTGGAGGATTGCTGCGGCGCGGCGGACCATTCCAACCACGAAGCACAGATCGAAATGTTTGGCCTGTCCAATGGGCTCTACGGGTCCATCGCCACCTCGGACGATGTGATTGCCACCCTAGCCGGAGCTGCCGCATGA
- a CDS encoding ABC transporter substrate-binding protein codes for MTISITIKALSLGAMIASSAAFTAVAQSRQDVIIAVGEQGPNSLDTQTPTSNDYTRLVALHVYDRLVKHGVKTLEDGTQVYDVTEVLPELATSWDISEDGTQLTFKLREDATFHDGSPVEAKDVKWSFDRAVAAGGFPLIQMGAGSLTSPEQFEAVDEHTFRIQVPDGNKLALPDLTTPIPIVINSDLALEHATDDDPWATEWLANNTAGGGAYDVVRWTPGNEIVFQRFDDWKNGDLPAMKTVVYRQIASSGTRRALLESGDADVSVGLPPKDFAELAEDPAITVVGVPKQSAIVNLEMNVTMPPFDNPKVREAMAYAIPYEAIMDNAFYGRASPMFGAEPGAEYEAAWPVKSPYDTDLVKAKELLVEAGYADGFESTIYLDLSRATIREPIALLIQQNLKEIGVDVSIEKVPGSNWFSKMLEKSMPMAVTSFHAWLDWPEYHFYWTYYGANNSVFNVASHVDEALDAQIQKARFESDPDAYEADLKGIIDTVMTELPKIPIAQDYMDVAMQNDIDGYVYWFHTFLDFRTVSRAE; via the coding sequence ATGACGATATCCATCACGATCAAAGCGCTGAGTCTCGGCGCAATGATCGCTTCCTCAGCGGCCTTTACCGCCGTCGCGCAATCGCGCCAGGACGTGATCATCGCAGTGGGTGAACAAGGCCCGAACTCTCTGGACACGCAGACGCCCACGTCCAACGACTACACGCGCCTTGTGGCGTTGCATGTTTATGACCGGCTGGTGAAACACGGCGTCAAAACGCTGGAAGACGGCACGCAGGTCTATGACGTGACCGAGGTTCTGCCGGAACTGGCCACCTCTTGGGACATTAGCGAAGACGGCACGCAGTTGACGTTCAAGCTGCGCGAAGATGCGACTTTCCACGACGGCTCTCCGGTAGAGGCGAAAGATGTGAAGTGGTCGTTCGACCGCGCCGTGGCCGCAGGTGGCTTTCCACTGATCCAGATGGGCGCAGGGTCACTGACCAGCCCCGAACAGTTCGAGGCGGTGGACGAACACACCTTCCGCATTCAGGTCCCCGACGGCAACAAGCTGGCCCTGCCCGACCTGACAACACCAATTCCGATCGTGATCAACTCTGACCTCGCTCTGGAACATGCAACCGACGACGATCCCTGGGCCACAGAATGGCTGGCCAACAACACCGCAGGCGGCGGCGCCTATGACGTTGTGCGCTGGACGCCGGGCAACGAGATCGTGTTCCAGCGTTTTGATGACTGGAAGAACGGCGATCTGCCCGCGATGAAAACCGTTGTCTATCGACAGATCGCGTCGTCCGGGACGCGCCGGGCGCTGTTGGAAAGCGGCGATGCCGACGTGTCAGTTGGCCTGCCCCCAAAAGACTTTGCCGAGTTGGCCGAGGATCCGGCCATCACAGTGGTTGGCGTCCCTAAACAGTCGGCCATCGTGAACTTGGAAATGAACGTGACCATGCCGCCCTTTGACAATCCGAAGGTGCGCGAGGCAATGGCCTACGCCATCCCGTATGAAGCGATCATGGACAACGCCTTTTACGGGCGCGCTTCACCGATGTTTGGTGCCGAACCCGGCGCCGAGTATGAGGCCGCATGGCCGGTCAAAAGCCCCTATGACACCGATCTGGTAAAAGCCAAAGAACTGCTGGTTGAGGCCGGCTATGCAGACGGGTTCGAATCCACGATTTACCTGGACCTGTCGCGTGCGACGATCCGCGAACCAATCGCCCTGCTGATCCAGCAAAACCTCAAGGAGATCGGCGTAGACGTATCGATCGAGAAGGTTCCCGGATCAAACTGGTTCTCGAAGATGCTGGAAAAATCCATGCCGATGGCCGTCACCAGCTTCCACGCATGGCTCGACTGGCCCGAATACCACTTTTACTGGACCTACTACGGCGCCAACAACTCGGTGTTTAACGTAGCTTCACATGTGGATGAGGCGCTTGATGCGCAAATCCAGAAGGCGCGTTTCGAAAGCGATCCCGATGCCTACGAAGCGGACCTCAAGGGCATCATCGACACGGTCATGACCGAACTTCCGAAGATCCCGATCGCTCAGGATTACATGGACGTGGCGATGCAGAATGACATCGACGGCTATGTCTACTGGTTCCACACCTTCCTCGACTTCCGCACGGTTTCGCGCGCGGAATGA